The following coding sequences are from one Prochlorococcus sp. MIT 0604 window:
- the metH gene encoding methionine synthase has translation MESFRTYLNRDEKPLIIFDGGTGTSFQNLNLTADDFGGKELEGCNENLVLSSPEVVEKVHNSFLEAGCHVIETNTFGASSIVLDEYDIADKAYEINKNAAFIAKKAAAKYSSVDKPRFVAGSIGPTTKLPTLGHIDFDELKQSYKEQIYGLIDGGVDLLLIETCQDVLQIKSALLASKEILESKNIDIPLMVSITMETTGTMLVGSDIASALTILEPFNIDILGLNCATGPEQMKEHIKYLSENSPFAISCIPNAGLPENIGGVAHYRLKPIELKMQLMNFIYDFNVQLIGGCCGTTPEHIKYLSLIIDEIIDNERTNNNGKKNSSGFIPSASSIYNSVPYKQDNSILIVGERLNASGSKKVRELLNNDDWDGLVAIAKQQQKENAHVLDVNVDYVGRDGVKDMKEITSRLVTNINLPLMIDSTDADKMESGLKSAGGKCIINSTNYEDGNERFDQVLNLALAYGSGLVVGTIDEDGMARNSEKKYKIVKRAINRTRECGLSDYELFFDPLALPISTGIEEDRLNAKETISAILKIRENFPDIHIILGISNISFGLSPLSRINLNSIFLDECIKAGLDSAIIAPNKILPFSKISEETKKLCLDLIYDKREFEDDICIYDPLVELTKAFQDLSIQDFKKASSENKNLTLEESLKNHIIDGEKIGLEDQLNKALKKYKPLEIINTFLLDGMKVVGDLFGSGQMQLPFVLQSAETMKFAVSILEPYMETVDENISNGKLLIATVKGDVHDIGKNLVDIILTNNGYDVINLGIKQDVSAIIDAQKKHNADCIAMSGLLVKSTAFMKDNLEAFNNENISVPVILGGAALTPKFVNEDCSKIYKGKILYGKDAFTDLKFMNEYMDNKKKGNWSNTEGFIKDKGININLASSKSNSQAVKKSISIHTETTKLNLKENFIRSKFINEENPIQAPFLGTNVLNDIDIDLNKLIFYLDTKALFSGQWQIKKGKNQSVDEYNNYLESFAKPLLDKWLEIIIEKKLISPKAVYGYFRCGRKNNSIFLFDEKSLNKISQFNFPRQKSGNNLCIADFYCDLKNDKPIDIFPMQAVTMGDIASEYSQKLFKEDKYSDYLLFHGLTVQLAEALAEYVHALIRIECGFRSEEPDKNREILAQKYRGARYSFGYPACPKVSDSNIQLSLLDAKRIKLTMDESEQLHPEQSTTAIISLHSKAKYFSA, from the coding sequence AAAAAAAGCTGCTGCCAAATACTCATCAGTTGATAAACCAAGGTTTGTAGCAGGTTCAATTGGGCCAACAACTAAATTACCCACCTTAGGACATATAGATTTTGATGAATTAAAGCAATCATATAAAGAACAAATTTATGGTCTTATAGATGGAGGAGTTGATCTTCTTTTGATTGAAACATGTCAGGATGTTTTACAAATTAAATCTGCCTTATTAGCATCAAAAGAAATTCTTGAAAGTAAAAATATTGATATACCTTTAATGGTATCTATAACAATGGAAACAACAGGTACTATGCTTGTTGGATCTGATATTGCTTCTGCATTAACAATATTAGAGCCATTTAATATAGATATCCTCGGACTTAATTGTGCAACTGGTCCAGAGCAAATGAAGGAACATATTAAATATTTGTCTGAAAATTCTCCCTTCGCTATAAGCTGTATTCCCAATGCAGGTCTTCCTGAAAATATTGGTGGTGTAGCTCACTATAGATTAAAGCCAATAGAATTAAAGATGCAGTTAATGAATTTTATATATGACTTTAATGTTCAATTAATAGGTGGATGTTGTGGGACAACACCTGAACATATAAAGTACCTGTCTTTAATAATCGATGAAATTATTGATAATGAAAGGACTAACAACAATGGTAAGAAAAATTCAAGCGGTTTTATTCCATCTGCCTCATCAATATATAACTCTGTGCCATATAAACAAGACAATTCAATTTTGATAGTAGGAGAAAGATTAAATGCAAGTGGATCGAAAAAGGTAAGGGAGTTATTAAATAACGACGATTGGGATGGCTTAGTTGCAATTGCCAAGCAACAACAAAAAGAAAATGCTCACGTTCTTGATGTAAATGTCGATTATGTAGGCAGAGACGGAGTGAAAGATATGAAAGAAATAACTTCAAGACTAGTTACCAATATAAATTTACCCTTAATGATTGACTCTACAGATGCTGACAAAATGGAAAGTGGATTAAAGTCAGCTGGTGGTAAATGTATTATAAATTCAACCAATTACGAAGATGGCAATGAAAGGTTTGATCAAGTTTTAAATTTAGCCTTAGCGTATGGTTCAGGTCTTGTTGTCGGAACAATCGATGAAGATGGAATGGCAAGGAATTCAGAAAAAAAATATAAGATTGTCAAACGAGCGATTAATAGAACAAGAGAATGTGGTTTGTCAGATTATGAGCTATTTTTTGATCCATTAGCTCTGCCAATATCTACAGGGATAGAAGAAGATAGATTAAACGCTAAAGAAACTATTAGTGCTATATTAAAAATTCGTGAAAATTTCCCAGATATTCATATCATACTTGGGATATCAAACATTAGTTTTGGTCTTTCACCATTATCAAGAATTAATCTAAATTCAATATTTTTAGATGAATGCATTAAAGCAGGATTGGATTCTGCAATTATCGCACCAAATAAAATTTTGCCATTCTCAAAAATTTCTGAAGAAACTAAAAAGCTTTGCCTAGATTTGATTTATGATAAAAGAGAATTTGAAGATGATATTTGTATTTATGATCCATTAGTAGAATTAACAAAGGCTTTTCAAGATTTATCTATTCAAGATTTCAAAAAAGCATCTTCAGAAAATAAAAACCTAACTCTTGAAGAAAGTCTGAAAAATCATATTATTGATGGAGAAAAAATAGGGTTAGAGGATCAATTAAATAAAGCGTTAAAAAAATATAAACCTCTTGAAATAATTAATACCTTTTTACTAGATGGAATGAAAGTTGTAGGAGATTTATTTGGCTCAGGTCAAATGCAATTGCCATTTGTACTCCAATCCGCTGAAACAATGAAATTTGCTGTTTCAATTTTAGAACCATATATGGAAACTGTAGATGAAAACATATCAAATGGAAAACTCTTAATTGCAACCGTCAAAGGCGATGTACATGATATTGGAAAAAATTTGGTAGATATCATACTTACAAATAATGGTTATGACGTAATAAATCTAGGAATAAAGCAAGATGTTTCAGCAATTATAGATGCACAAAAAAAACACAATGCTGATTGCATCGCTATGAGCGGATTACTTGTTAAATCAACTGCTTTTATGAAAGATAATTTAGAGGCTTTTAACAATGAAAATATTAGTGTACCAGTAATATTAGGAGGCGCAGCCTTAACCCCAAAATTTGTAAATGAGGACTGCAGCAAAATATATAAAGGGAAAATATTGTATGGAAAAGATGCGTTCACTGATCTTAAATTTATGAATGAATATATGGATAATAAGAAAAAGGGTAATTGGTCAAATACAGAGGGTTTCATTAAAGATAAGGGTATAAATATTAATTTAGCCTCATCAAAATCAAACTCTCAAGCTGTTAAAAAATCAATATCCATACATACCGAGACTACCAAATTAAATTTAAAAGAAAATTTTATCAGATCTAAATTTATTAATGAAGAAAATCCAATTCAAGCCCCTTTCTTGGGAACGAATGTCTTGAACGATATTGATATAGATTTAAATAAGTTAATATTTTATTTAGATACAAAAGCACTATTTAGCGGCCAATGGCAAATAAAAAAAGGAAAAAACCAAAGTGTAGATGAATACAATAACTATTTGGAGTCATTTGCTAAACCATTGTTAGATAAATGGTTGGAGATAATTATAGAGAAAAAACTTATATCACCCAAAGCAGTTTATGGATATTTCAGATGCGGCAGAAAAAATAATAGTATTTTCTTATTTGATGAGAAATCATTAAATAAAATTTCTCAATTTAATTTTCCACGACAAAAATCTGGAAATAATTTATGCATAGCTGATTTTTATTGTGATTTAAAAAATGACAAACCGATAGATATATTTCCTATGCAGGCAGTAACCATGGGCGATATTGCTAGTGAATATTCTCAAAAATTATTTAAAGAAGATAAATATAGCGATTATTTGTTATTCCATGGACTTACAGTGCAATTAGCAGAAGCTCTAGCTGAGTATGTCCATGCATTAATTCGTATTGAATGTGGTTTTAGGTCTGAAGAACCAGACAAAAATAGAGAAATACTAGCTCAAAAATATAGAGGAGCTAGATATTCTTTTGGTTATCCTGCATGTCCAAAAGTATCTGATTCAAACATACAATTATCATTGTTGGATGCAAAAAGAATAAAATTGACCATGGATGAATCTGAACAACTTCATCCAGAACAAAGTACTACAGCTATCATTTCACTACACTCGAAAGCTAAATATTTCAGCGCTTAA
- a CDS encoding DUF2237 family protein produces the protein MTINNQNQLNVLGQEIEICSCAPMTGWFRDGFCNYDKNDGGNHSICCVMDDNFLKYSKSQGNDLITPMPIYSFPGLKDGDHWCICLDRWKQALLDGLAPKVILESTNIVVLESVPLETLKEYQFNKK, from the coding sequence ATGACCATAAATAATCAAAATCAGTTAAATGTTCTTGGACAAGAAATTGAGATTTGTAGTTGCGCTCCTATGACAGGGTGGTTCAGGGATGGATTTTGCAACTATGACAAAAATGATGGAGGGAATCATTCCATATGTTGTGTAATGGATGATAATTTCCTGAAATATAGTAAATCACAAGGTAATGATTTAATAACTCCCATGCCTATTTATTCCTTCCCAGGACTAAAGGATGGTGATCATTGGTGTATTTGTCTTGATAGGTGGAAGCAAGCATTATTAGACGGTCTTGCGCCAAAAGTCATATTAGAATCAACGAATATTGTAGTCTTAGAATCAGTACCTCTTGAAACATTGAAAGAATATCAATTTAATAAAAAGTAA
- a CDS encoding DUF4922 domain-containing protein: MSLEIYWKKALEQTQLSIDDESLYPLKTVIITRDLYEKDDFIIRKLDTSKFNKKKIYGPKQNPFCPWEKILEIDKIGDNHQLILNKYPVQKGHILLITNEWKPQNGWLDIKDWRAIQQVNKDTSGLWFFNSSPIAGASQPHRHFQLLRRSKGEISCPREKWFLEMNSYQDLESKLKKNIIVSKFNFLENPSCLFEFYLELCKKLGLGDPINDKKPIYPYNILITNKWIAIIKRKNDHIHGFSINGLGFAGYLLVTENSNINYLKKYGPEKLLESFV, from the coding sequence ATGAGTTTAGAAATATATTGGAAAAAGGCACTAGAACAAACTCAATTATCAATTGATGATGAATCATTATATCCTCTCAAAACTGTTATTATTACAAGAGATTTATATGAAAAAGACGACTTCATAATTAGGAAACTCGATACTTCAAAATTTAATAAAAAAAAAATTTATGGTCCTAAGCAAAATCCTTTTTGTCCTTGGGAAAAGATACTAGAAATTGATAAAATTGGTGATAATCATCAATTAATATTAAATAAGTACCCTGTACAAAAAGGTCATATTTTACTTATTACAAATGAATGGAAACCTCAAAATGGATGGTTAGATATTAAAGATTGGAGAGCGATCCAACAAGTTAATAAAGATACTAGTGGATTATGGTTTTTCAATAGTTCTCCAATTGCGGGAGCAAGTCAACCTCACAGACATTTTCAACTTCTGCGTAGATCTAAAGGTGAGATATCATGCCCTAGAGAAAAGTGGTTTTTAGAGATGAACTCATATCAAGATCTAGAGAGTAAGCTTAAAAAAAATATTATTGTATCCAAATTTAATTTTTTAGAAAATCCATCATGTCTTTTTGAATTTTATTTAGAATTATGCAAGAAATTAGGACTTGGGGACCCTATTAATGATAAGAAACCGATATATCCTTACAATATATTAATAACTAATAAATGGATCGCTATTATAAAAAGAAAAAATGATCATATTCATGGTTTTAGTATTAACGGTTTAGGATTTGCAGGATATCTATTAGTAACTGAAAATTCAAATATTAATTATTTAAAGAAATATGGCCCTGAAAAACTTCTAGAAAGTTTTGTTTGA
- a CDS encoding molecular chaperone DnaJ, producing MNIPENSNTKRISIDLPEELIFRFDQLRKDWGFRARGPVIEKILKELLQEDDLLPKNQQQEIDFNENNNENLNIDEDTALVLIKSDVKKEVNEISLNKRSTNKNQYKEKANSNISLPNFVEKKVKNLRRSINSEKLKENINDIQINTINETELIKCRVELISHWKTLYGSVPNDHVVEASMDWFERDIWPNLDGTENLPFTWSSANKLMSELCPFWIKKNPSLEIVLLMIGVLEDPFATSDLINRIPTLMRRFVSRFKRNNRSNSFETLDSTMTVHGALKLLNLSTSAGSAHTFRKIREAYKSIALETHPDAGGSTDQMRKLNEAYQLLKNLYRN from the coding sequence TTGAATATTCCTGAAAATTCAAATACAAAAAGAATTTCAATTGATTTACCTGAGGAACTAATTTTCAGGTTTGATCAATTACGAAAAGATTGGGGATTTAGAGCAAGAGGACCTGTAATAGAAAAGATACTTAAAGAACTTCTTCAAGAAGATGATTTACTACCTAAGAACCAACAGCAAGAAATAGACTTTAACGAGAATAATAATGAAAATTTAAATATTGATGAAGATACTGCATTGGTATTAATTAAATCAGACGTAAAAAAAGAAGTTAATGAGATATCCTTGAATAAAAGATCTACAAATAAAAATCAATATAAAGAAAAAGCTAACTCAAACATAAGCCTTCCCAATTTTGTTGAAAAAAAAGTAAAGAATCTAAGAAGAAGTATTAATAGTGAAAAATTAAAGGAGAATATTAATGATATTCAAATTAATACAATTAATGAAACTGAATTAATAAAATGTCGTGTTGAGTTAATTAGTCATTGGAAAACCTTATATGGATCAGTTCCTAATGATCATGTAGTAGAAGCTTCGATGGATTGGTTTGAAAGAGATATATGGCCAAATCTTGATGGAACTGAAAATCTACCCTTTACGTGGAGTTCAGCCAATAAATTAATGTCAGAATTATGTCCATTTTGGATAAAGAAAAATCCATCCCTTGAAATTGTTTTATTAATGATTGGCGTTTTAGAAGACCCTTTTGCTACATCAGACCTGATAAATAGAATACCAACACTTATGAGAAGGTTTGTAAGTAGATTTAAGCGAAATAATAGATCAAATTCATTTGAAACTTTGGACTCAACAATGACAGTACATGGAGCACTTAAATTATTGAATTTATCAACATCTGCAGGATCCGCTCATACGTTTCGTAAAATTAGAGAGGCCTATAAATCAATAGCCTTAGAGACGCACCCAGATGCTGGAGGATCAACAGATCAAATGAGAAAACTAAATGAAGCGTATCAATTGCTAAAAAATCTATATAGAAATTAG
- the pheT gene encoding phenylalanine--tRNA ligase subunit beta, producing the protein MKVSQNWLKNLVEITSTPDDLSEKLSIGGFEVESLEDCSKNLNGVVLGKVLSVLKHEGSDKLSICQVDIGNSKNLQIICGARNIKPNIYVYVATVGAKLNAVDLTIKRSEIRGVMSEGMICSLQELGLEDSSKGIEIIDEDLALKHELGTPGSDILQLNDFIYNLAITANRPDGMSVIGIAREISALLESTLNFPKLIHKYNIHLLKGIKLCSEAIESNCIYTISCIDGVNGEKLSPNWLKDRIEKSGIKSINLLVDLTNYILLEQGQPLHAFDKDKLSNLIGKEVSPEDFSVRKGQDTESLICLDGKEYDLNENITVITCCDKPVAIAGVIGGLETSVSNTTSSIYLEGAVFNPVTIRKSSKAVGIRTESSSRYEKGISSKNTINAVTRAINLLEEYFSINSPIINTSNLISNEDIFIKLRRNRIHKILGPLIINDQFEKRNLSDNEIVNKLTLIGCTLKNKEYGWDVAVIPNRSHDLIREIDLIEEIARLIGYDRFDLKLPNPIKPGKLSSGQSALRKVKNGFIENGFNEVLSYSLVPEDDEKLIKISNPLLLETSCLRDNIWKEHLEIVNRNIKAGQASCYIFEIGNVFQKKNEFIQEEVLNGAIYGNKKFGKWINSGKDNDLNYFQARGKLKEALSSLNIKIDDKPTDSIDFLHPGRTAKLFIEGKDAGYFGEIHPKLILDKKSLKKVYLFNINVSNLLGASTRKNKWIPIYKHYPIVPKIERDINFVFSKKFLINEIISQIRKTGKHLLEDVNLLDVFEDTKFGDDHISYTFRLSYRDKDKTLLDSDITSIHSNIISNVEKRFSTKLRN; encoded by the coding sequence ATGAAAGTTTCTCAAAATTGGTTGAAAAATTTAGTAGAAATTACTTCTACTCCTGATGATCTCTCTGAGAAATTGTCTATTGGTGGATTTGAGGTTGAATCATTAGAAGATTGTTCAAAAAATCTTAATGGCGTTGTTTTAGGTAAGGTACTATCTGTCTTAAAACACGAAGGATCTGACAAACTTTCAATTTGCCAAGTCGATATTGGTAATTCAAAGAATTTACAAATTATCTGTGGTGCACGCAATATTAAACCAAATATTTATGTTTATGTTGCTACTGTCGGCGCGAAATTAAATGCAGTTGATTTAACTATTAAAAGAAGTGAAATTAGAGGTGTCATGAGTGAAGGAATGATATGTTCACTGCAGGAACTTGGTTTAGAGGACTCTAGCAAAGGGATAGAGATCATTGATGAAGATTTGGCCCTAAAACATGAATTGGGCACTCCAGGGTCTGACATTCTTCAATTAAATGATTTTATATATAATTTAGCCATTACAGCTAATAGACCTGATGGAATGTCTGTTATAGGTATAGCCCGTGAAATTTCTGCCCTTTTAGAATCCACCTTAAATTTTCCAAAATTAATCCATAAATACAATATTCATTTACTTAAGGGAATTAAACTTTGTTCAGAGGCTATAGAATCTAATTGCATTTATACAATAAGCTGCATTGATGGGGTAAATGGAGAGAAATTATCACCAAATTGGCTTAAAGACCGTATAGAAAAATCAGGTATAAAATCTATTAATCTTCTAGTTGATTTGACAAATTATATTCTTTTAGAACAAGGTCAACCTTTGCATGCGTTTGATAAAGATAAGCTGTCAAACTTAATTGGTAAGGAAGTTTCTCCAGAAGATTTCTCTGTAAGAAAAGGCCAGGATACCGAAAGCCTTATTTGCTTAGATGGTAAAGAATATGACTTAAATGAGAATATCACAGTTATTACTTGTTGTGATAAACCTGTAGCTATTGCAGGTGTTATAGGCGGTTTAGAGACTTCTGTAAGTAATACTACCTCATCTATTTACCTTGAGGGCGCTGTTTTTAATCCAGTTACTATAAGAAAATCTTCCAAGGCGGTTGGCATAAGAACAGAATCTAGCAGCAGGTATGAAAAAGGGATTTCATCAAAAAATACAATAAATGCAGTAACAAGGGCAATTAATCTTTTAGAAGAATATTTTTCTATTAATTCACCAATCATCAATACTTCAAATTTAATAAGTAATGAGGATATATTTATTAAACTACGGAGAAATCGAATACATAAAATACTTGGTCCATTAATAATTAACGATCAATTTGAAAAAAGAAATTTATCTGATAATGAAATAGTTAATAAATTAACACTCATAGGTTGTACTTTAAAGAATAAAGAATATGGTTGGGATGTAGCAGTAATTCCTAATAGATCACATGATTTAATAAGAGAAATAGATTTAATTGAAGAAATAGCTAGATTAATAGGGTATGACAGATTCGACTTAAAACTTCCTAATCCAATTAAGCCTGGTAAATTGTCATCAGGACAGTCGGCATTGAGAAAAGTAAAAAATGGTTTTATAGAAAATGGTTTTAACGAGGTACTAAGCTACTCTCTTGTTCCTGAAGATGATGAAAAACTTATAAAGATTTCTAATCCTTTGTTATTAGAAACAAGCTGCCTTAGAGATAATATCTGGAAAGAACATTTGGAGATAGTTAACCGTAATATAAAAGCTGGACAAGCAAGTTGTTATATATTTGAAATTGGAAATGTTTTTCAAAAGAAAAATGAGTTTATTCAAGAAGAAGTTTTGAATGGTGCGATTTATGGAAATAAAAAATTTGGGAAATGGATAAATTCGGGTAAGGATAACGATCTTAATTATTTCCAGGCCAGAGGAAAGTTAAAGGAGGCTTTATCATCTTTGAACATAAAAATTGATGATAAACCTACTGATTCAATTGATTTTCTTCATCCAGGAAGAACAGCTAAATTATTTATTGAAGGGAAAGATGCAGGTTATTTTGGTGAAATACATCCCAAATTAATATTAGACAAGAAGTCATTAAAAAAAGTTTATTTATTTAACATAAATGTTTCTAACCTCTTGGGAGCTAGTACAAGAAAAAATAAATGGATTCCAATATATAAGCATTATCCAATTGTTCCGAAAATCGAAAGGGATATAAATTTTGTTTTCAGTAAGAAATTTTTAATCAACGAAATAATATCACAAATAAGAAAAACAGGAAAACATCTCTTAGAGGATGTAAATTTACTTGATGTTTTTGAAGATACTAAATTTGGAGATGATCATATAAGTTATACATTTAGATTATCTTATAGAGATAAAGATAAAACATTACTGGACTCGGACATTACATCAATACATTCAAATATAATTTCTAATGTTGAAAAACGTTTTAGCACTAAATTGAGGAATTAG
- the rpmG gene encoding 50S ribosomal protein L33, producing MAKKGTRVVVTLECTEARTSTDPKRSNGVSRYTTEKNRRNTTERLELKKFNPHLNRMTIHKEIK from the coding sequence ATGGCCAAAAAAGGGACAAGAGTTGTAGTGACCCTGGAATGTACTGAAGCTAGGACAAGCACAGATCCTAAGAGATCAAATGGTGTCTCAAGATATACTACTGAAAAGAATCGTAGAAATACAACCGAGAGATTAGAACTAAAAAAGTTTAATCCTCATTTAAACAGAATGACAATTCACAAAGAAATTAAGTAA
- the rpsR gene encoding 30S ribosomal protein S18 gives MPNSIFKKQLSPIKPGDPIDYKDVELLKKFITERGKILPRRMTGLTSKQQRDLTLAVKRARIVALLPFVNPEG, from the coding sequence ATGCCTAATTCAATTTTCAAAAAACAATTATCACCTATCAAACCAGGAGATCCTATTGACTATAAGGATGTAGAACTACTAAAAAAATTCATAACTGAAAGGGGCAAAATCCTACCAAGAAGAATGACAGGTTTAACCTCTAAGCAACAAAGAGATCTCACATTAGCTGTTAAGAGAGCCAGAATTGTAGCTCTTTTACCCTTCGTAAACCCTGAAGGATAA
- a CDS encoding ribonuclease catalytic domain-containing protein, which translates to MKDLTYLKTYIIDSDDPHEVDDAISLEIKEGNKKNLWIHISNPCKLFLHDSNIDLNARKRNSSLYLIDQYVPMLPKDIREKANLAQNKVSETISAALEFNDDGSINKYEITEAIIKPKYQLTYEDANEILEIEPKEEIELIEIKNLLEKSITFRKKQGAIIFESPNNKIKLYENKIILTKLEKTISQIIVAESMILMGYVTSLFLDKYNLAAAFRIQKINCNPSEILNRYNDSDIKYIILKQYMGRSYITTKPGIHESLGLKMYVQCTSPLRRYLDLIIQRQVYSKINNYDVLSKDSVSKIIDYSKNRQSENSNIFRNDKFKYLTLFFKNENKPFYKIIFVKWINHKKNIALVYFPDYSLEILITLFVSIEIYSNKIYKVKYNINDSNLLEFIY; encoded by the coding sequence TTGAAAGATTTAACTTATTTAAAAACATATATTATTGACTCTGATGATCCACATGAGGTAGATGACGCCATTTCATTAGAAATAAAAGAAGGAAATAAAAAAAATTTATGGATACATATTAGTAATCCATGCAAACTCTTTTTGCATGACTCTAATATTGATTTAAATGCAAGAAAGAGAAATAGCAGTTTATATTTAATTGATCAATATGTCCCAATGCTTCCTAAGGACATTCGTGAAAAGGCAAATCTAGCTCAAAATAAAGTTTCAGAAACTATTAGCGCAGCATTAGAATTCAATGACGATGGATCAATAAATAAATATGAAATAACTGAAGCAATTATAAAACCAAAATATCAATTAACATATGAAGATGCAAATGAAATATTAGAAATAGAACCGAAAGAAGAAATAGAATTAATTGAGATTAAAAATTTATTAGAAAAGAGTATTACATTCAGAAAGAAACAAGGAGCAATTATTTTTGAAAGTCCTAATAATAAAATTAAATTATATGAGAATAAGATTATACTAACTAAATTAGAGAAAACAATATCACAAATTATAGTTGCAGAATCTATGATTTTAATGGGTTATGTTACAAGTTTATTTTTAGATAAATATAATTTAGCGGCTGCTTTTAGAATTCAAAAAATAAACTGTAATCCATCTGAAATACTCAATAGATACAATGATAGTGATATTAAATATATAATATTGAAACAATACATGGGAAGAAGTTACATAACTACTAAGCCAGGAATTCATGAATCATTAGGCCTTAAAATGTATGTACAATGTACATCACCATTAAGAAGATATCTTGATTTAATTATACAAAGGCAAGTCTATAGCAAAATTAATAATTACGATGTTCTAAGTAAAGATTCAGTCTCTAAGATTATTGACTATTCAAAAAATAGACAATCAGAGAATAGTAATATATTTAGAAATGATAAATTTAAATATTTAACATTATTTTTTAAGAATGAAAATAAACCTTTTTATAAAATAATATTCGTTAAGTGGATTAATCATAAAAAAAATATTGCTTTGGTTTATTTTCCAGATTACTCACTAGAAATCCTTATTACTCTTTTTGTATCAATAGAAATATATAGTAATAAAATATATAAAGTTAAATATAATATAAATGATAGTAATCTTTTAGAATTTATTTATTAA